In one Brienomyrus brachyistius isolate T26 chromosome 7, BBRACH_0.4, whole genome shotgun sequence genomic region, the following are encoded:
- the ier3ip1 gene encoding immediate early response 3-interacting protein 1: MAFTLYSLIQTAILCVNAVAVLHEERFLSKIGWGADQGIGGFGDEPGIKAQLMNLIRSVRTVMRVPLIIVNSICIVLLLLFG; the protein is encoded by the exons ATGGCGTTCACTCTGTACTCCCTTATTCAAACCGCGATTTTGTGTGTCAATGCCGTTGCAGTTTTGCACGAAGAACGGTTTCTCAGTAAAA TCGGATGGGGTGCGGATCAAGGGATTGGAGGCTTCGGCGACGAACCAGGAATAAAAGCTCAGCTGATGAACCTCATCCGCTCTGTGAGAACAGTAATGAGAG TCCCCTTGATAATAGTGAATTCAATCTGCATCgtgctcctgctcctgtttggGTAG
- the hdhd2 gene encoding haloacid dehalogenase-like hydrolase domain-containing protein 2 isoform X1 translates to MAARQRLKAVLIDLSGTLHIEDSAVPGAQEALSRLRRAPVAVCFVTNTTKECKRTLLERLCRLDFDIQEREIFTSLSAARGLVERRALRPLLLLEDSALEDFSGIETSDPNAVVIGLAPEHFNYHTLNEAFRLLLEGAPLIAIHKARYYKKKDGLALGPGPFVTGLEYATDTQATVVGKPEKTFFLEALRDLGCQPEEAIMIGDDARDDVGGAQNSGMLGILVKTGKYRAGDEAKISPQPHLTCENFPQAVDHILQHLL, encoded by the exons ATGGCGGCAAGACAGAGGCTGAAGGCGGTGCTCATCGACCTTAGCGGAACGCTACACATTGAAGACTCGGCCGTGCCAGGGGCCCAGGAAGCCTTGTCTAG GTTGCGGCGCGCCCCGGTGGCCGTGTGCTTCGTGACTAACACCACGAAGGAGTGTAAGCGGACTCTGCTGGAGCGGCTGTGCCGGCTGGACTTCGACATCCAGGAGCGAGAGATCTTCACCTCGCTGAGTGCTGCCCGTGGTCTGGTGGAACGTCGCGCTTTGAGACCCCTACTGCTGCTGGAGGACAGCGCCTTGGAGGACTTCTCAG GCATCGAGACCTCCGACCCCAATGCCGTGGTGATCGGGTTAGCCCCCGAGCATTTCAACTATCACACGCTTAACGAGGCTTTCag GCTGCTTCTGGAGGGGGCTCCCCTCATAGCTATCCATAAGGCGCGGTACTACAAGAAAAAGGACGGCCTGGCCTTGGGTCCTGGGCCcttcgtgacgggactggagtaCGCCACGGATACCCAGGCCACAGTGGTGGGCAAGCCTGAGAAGACCTTCTTCCTGGAGGCGCTGCGGGACCTGGGCTGTCAGCCTGAGGAGGCCATCATGATCGGCGAT GATGCCAGAGATGATGTGGGTGGAGCTCAGAACTCTGGAATGCTGGGAATTTTAGTCAAAACTG GGAAGTACCGGGCCGGGGACGAGGCGAAGATCAGCCCGCAGCCCCACCTGACGTGTGAAAACTTCCCTCAGGCCGTCGACCACATCCTGCAGCACCTGCTTTGA
- the hdhd2 gene encoding haloacid dehalogenase-like hydrolase domain-containing protein 2 isoform X2, which produces MAARQRLKAVLIDLSGTLHIEDSAVPGAQEALSRLRRAPVAVCFVTNTTKECKRTLLERLCRLDFDIQEREIFTSLSAARGLVERRALRPLLLLEDSALEDFSGIETSDPNAVVIGLAPEHFNYHTLNEAFRLLLEGAPLIAIHKARYYKKKDGLALGPGPFVTGLEYATDTQATVVGKPEKTFFLEALRDLGCQPEEAIMIGDVRESRMPEMMWVELRTLECWEF; this is translated from the exons ATGGCGGCAAGACAGAGGCTGAAGGCGGTGCTCATCGACCTTAGCGGAACGCTACACATTGAAGACTCGGCCGTGCCAGGGGCCCAGGAAGCCTTGTCTAG GTTGCGGCGCGCCCCGGTGGCCGTGTGCTTCGTGACTAACACCACGAAGGAGTGTAAGCGGACTCTGCTGGAGCGGCTGTGCCGGCTGGACTTCGACATCCAGGAGCGAGAGATCTTCACCTCGCTGAGTGCTGCCCGTGGTCTGGTGGAACGTCGCGCTTTGAGACCCCTACTGCTGCTGGAGGACAGCGCCTTGGAGGACTTCTCAG GCATCGAGACCTCCGACCCCAATGCCGTGGTGATCGGGTTAGCCCCCGAGCATTTCAACTATCACACGCTTAACGAGGCTTTCag GCTGCTTCTGGAGGGGGCTCCCCTCATAGCTATCCATAAGGCGCGGTACTACAAGAAAAAGGACGGCCTGGCCTTGGGTCCTGGGCCcttcgtgacgggactggagtaCGCCACGGATACCCAGGCCACAGTGGTGGGCAAGCCTGAGAAGACCTTCTTCCTGGAGGCGCTGCGGGACCTGGGCTGTCAGCCTGAGGAGGCCATCATGATCGGCGATGTGCGTGAAAGCAG GATGCCAGAGATGATGTGGGTGGAGCTCAGAACTCTGGAATGCTGGGAATTTTAG
- the hdhd2 gene encoding haloacid dehalogenase-like hydrolase domain-containing protein 2 isoform X3, translating into MAARQRLKAVLIDLSGTLHIEDSAVPGAQEALSRLRRAPVAVCFVTNTTKECKRTLLERLCRLDFDIQEREIFTSLSAARGLVERRALRPLLLLEDSALEDFSGIETSDPNAVVIGLAPEHFNYHTLNEAFRLLLEGAPLIAIHKARYYKKKDGLALGPGPFVTGLEYATDTQATVVGKPEKTFFLEALRDLGCQPEEAIMIGDVRESRYRY; encoded by the exons ATGGCGGCAAGACAGAGGCTGAAGGCGGTGCTCATCGACCTTAGCGGAACGCTACACATTGAAGACTCGGCCGTGCCAGGGGCCCAGGAAGCCTTGTCTAG GTTGCGGCGCGCCCCGGTGGCCGTGTGCTTCGTGACTAACACCACGAAGGAGTGTAAGCGGACTCTGCTGGAGCGGCTGTGCCGGCTGGACTTCGACATCCAGGAGCGAGAGATCTTCACCTCGCTGAGTGCTGCCCGTGGTCTGGTGGAACGTCGCGCTTTGAGACCCCTACTGCTGCTGGAGGACAGCGCCTTGGAGGACTTCTCAG GCATCGAGACCTCCGACCCCAATGCCGTGGTGATCGGGTTAGCCCCCGAGCATTTCAACTATCACACGCTTAACGAGGCTTTCag GCTGCTTCTGGAGGGGGCTCCCCTCATAGCTATCCATAAGGCGCGGTACTACAAGAAAAAGGACGGCCTGGCCTTGGGTCCTGGGCCcttcgtgacgggactggagtaCGCCACGGATACCCAGGCCACAGTGGTGGGCAAGCCTGAGAAGACCTTCTTCCTGGAGGCGCTGCGGGACCTGGGCTGTCAGCCTGAGGAGGCCATCATGATCGGCGATGTGCGTGAAAGCAG GTATCGCTACTAA
- the katnal2 gene encoding katanin p60 ATPase-containing subunit A-like 2, giving the protein MELSYQAIKTANQAREADEIRTETRRRNLLILIFHHLMDEGYVEAASALQQESSMCLRRFEVCDNVDLDTILMEYESYYFIKFHKYPKLTKKVPETCEGRQAQSHGTKRTPGSASQILPRLNSLHGTPSRIKKTDSKVAVRDGGKSASENGWSPPPETTDFGLSVAPAFRNGTLEGAQAKRSHPMDYRCLDAIRGPSGNLTCGPDPSERLLKPMSAFSSMNSESRELATVISKDIYLHNPNVKWDDIIGLEAAKRLVKEAVVYPIKYPQLFTGILSPWKGLLLYGPPGTGKTMLAKAVATECHTTFFNISASSIVSKWRGDSEKLVRVLFELARFHAPSTIFLDELESVMGQRGSGPGAEHEGSRRMKTELLVQMDGLARSDDLVFVLAASNLPWELDHAMLRRLDKRILVGLPSAPARQAMIAHWLPPLSSSGGVDLHTELDYRMLGQETEGYSGSDIKLVCKEAAMRPVRKVFDVLESQENGNAKTPIILLDTVTTDDFLEVIAHTKPSARNLTEKPVQQQGDRGMLT; this is encoded by the exons ATGGAACTATCTTACCAAGCCATCAAAACAGCGAATCAAGCCAGAGAGGCA GATGAGATAAGAACTGAAACCAGAAGGCGAAATTTGCTGATTCTAATCTTCCACCACCTGATGGATGAAGG GTATGTGGAAGCTGCCAGTGCTTTGCAGCAGGAGAGCAGTATGTGTCTGCGCCGGTTTGAGGTGTGCGATAATGTGGACCTGGACACTATCCTGATGGAGTACGAAAGTTATTATTTTATCAAGTTCCATAAGTATCCCAAGCTGACAAAGAAGGTACCAGAAACAT GTGAGGGCAGACAGGCTCAAAGTCATGGTACAAAAAG AACCCCGGGTTCAGCATCCCAGATCCTGCCCAGGCTAAACTCGCTGCATGGTACCCCCTCCAGGATTAAGAAGACAGACTCCAAGGTGGCGGTGAGGGATGGAGGCAAATCTGCCAGC GAAAATGGATGGTCTCCCCCACCAGAGACGACTGATTTTGGGCTGAGCGTGGCACCAGCCTTCCGAAATGGAACCCTGGAAGGAGCACAAGCGAAGCGG AGCCATCCGATGGACTATCGCTGCCTAGACGCCATTAGAGGGCCCAGCGGCAACCTGACCTGTGGCCCCGACCCCTCG GAGCGCCTGCTGAAGCCAATGAGTGCCTTCAGTAGCATGAACAGTGAGAGCAGGGAGCTGGCCACAGTAATCAGCAAG GATATCTATTTACACAACCCAAACGTGAAGTGGGATGACATTATCGGCCTGGAAGCGGCCAAGCGATTAGTCAAAGAGGCTGTCGTCTACCCCATTAAG tATCCCCAGCTGTTTACTGGTATCCTGTCTCCCTGGAAGGGCCTGCTACTATACGGACCTCCTG GCACAGGGAAGACCATGCTAGCCAAAGCTGTGGCTACTGAGTGCCACACCACCTTCTTCAACATTTCTGCTTCCAGCATTGTCAGCAAGTGGAGGGGAGACTCAGAGAAGCTTGTTCGG GTTCTGTTTGAGCTGGCCCGGTTCCATGCTCCTTCCACTATCTTCCTGGACGAGTTGGAGTCTGTGATGGGCCAGAGAGGCTCCGGCCCAGG GGCCGAACACGAGGGCAGCCGCAGGATGAAGACCGAGCTGTTGGTGCAGATGGACGGGCTGGCTCGCTCTGATGACCTAGTATTCGTACTGGCTGCATCCAACCTACCCTG GGAGCTGGATCATGCCATGCTAAGACGGCTGGACAAACGCATCTTGGTGGGGCTGCCCTCGGCCCCCGCTCGCCAGGCCATGATCGCCCACTGGCTGCCCCCACTGAGCAGCTCAGGGGGGGTGGATCTGCACACAGAGCTGGACTACCGCATGCTAGGACAG GAGACAGAGGGCTACTCAGGCTCAGACATCAAGCTGGTGTGCAAAGAGGCCGCGATGAGACCGGTCCGCAAGGTGTTTGATGTCCTGGAGAGTCAGGAGAACG GTAACGCCAAGACGCCCATCATCCTGCTGGACACGGTGACCACAGATGACTTCCTGGAGGTGATCGCCCACACCAAGCCGTCAGCCAGGAACCTGACGGAAAA ACCAGTACAGCAGCAGGGGGACAGAGGCATGCTCACCTGA